From a region of the Candidatus Oleimmundimicrobium sp. genome:
- a CDS encoding DUF5712 family protein, with protein MFIKFDKPKTDSKGKLASSGSSSAFVNYLGKEDEIHIEQGEQPEQWFSNGRDECHPAEVRAAIDSDHQGIGRNEGKFATGSINPTEEEWKALGNTEAERLNNFKSWIQKDFNQEFAGNFKKLNKAGKEVIIEPQNVKMYYKVEYDRYHTGRDQEVKMGLKWQGEPKEGFNVHCHFIVGRKTSDGRNRISPTTNNRKEFDRDRLTLRTEQSFDQKTGYERPLKESYQYMNTMKNGTGLQKAEMLQKAVTAELRPGVLLKIKDLDKLINPEKILLDIGKKVLTMGLNAGSL; from the coding sequence ATGTTTATTAAGTTTGATAAACCGAAAACAGACAGCAAGGGCAAGCTCGCCAGCTCAGGGAGCTCGTCAGCTTTCGTAAACTACCTGGGGAAAGAGGACGAAATACATATTGAACAGGGGGAACAACCTGAGCAATGGTTTAGTAATGGCCGGGATGAATGTCACCCTGCAGAGGTCCGGGCAGCTATCGACAGCGATCACCAGGGCATTGGCAGGAATGAAGGCAAGTTTGCCACAGGAAGCATCAATCCTACTGAGGAGGAGTGGAAAGCCCTGGGAAATACCGAGGCAGAACGGCTGAATAACTTTAAGTCATGGATACAGAAAGATTTTAACCAGGAGTTTGCGGGGAACTTCAAGAAGCTTAACAAAGCGGGGAAGGAGGTAATAATAGAACCCCAAAACGTAAAAATGTACTACAAGGTTGAATACGACCGCTACCATACCGGCCGTGACCAGGAAGTAAAGATGGGATTGAAATGGCAGGGCGAACCCAAGGAGGGTTTTAACGTACATTGTCATTTTATTGTAGGGCGTAAAACGTCAGATGGGAGAAACCGGATCAGTCCGACCACCAACAACCGCAAGGAGTTTGACAGGGACAGGCTAACCCTGAGAACAGAGCAGAGCTTTGACCAGAAAACAGGCTACGAGCGACCGCTTAAAGAGTCCTACCAGTACATGAATACCATGAAGAACGGTACCGGATTGCAAAAAGCGGAAATGTTGCAGAAAGCCGTAACAGCAGAGCTTCGTCCTGGAGTTCTGTTAAAAATCAAAGACCTGGACAAATTAATTAACCCGGAGAAGATCCTCCTGGATATTGGTAAAAAGGTTTTAACCATGGGCTTAAACGCAGGATCTCTTTAA
- a CDS encoding BfmA/BtgA family mobilization protein gives MATINVDEATREDLKTYCKKQGITQGDFVKYTLAYFRKSGINPADPPESVKEEIAKVEKRVSQLIGFQKTFERDNLLPLLEALTKTEGKIDQHFSTLPEMLGGTLKEVTTISKLIAKLEQSINSTLRNLFDQFGQTQETIVKQYKDLTDKINIIMEHGAAVGMTGSSIIDRHRKQNK, from the coding sequence ATGGCAACTATCAACGTGGACGAAGCCACCAGAGAGGACTTAAAGACGTATTGCAAAAAACAAGGAATCACCCAGGGCGATTTTGTAAAATATACCCTGGCATATTTTCGAAAATCCGGGATCAACCCGGCTGATCCACCAGAGAGTGTAAAAGAAGAAATTGCAAAAGTTGAAAAAAGAGTAAGCCAGCTCATAGGGTTTCAAAAAACCTTCGAGCGGGACAACTTACTTCCACTGCTCGAGGCGCTAACAAAAACCGAAGGAAAGATAGATCAGCATTTTTCAACCCTTCCCGAAATGCTTGGTGGTACGCTTAAAGAAGTTACTACCATAAGTAAGTTGATAGCTAAACTCGAACAGTCTATTAACAGCACACTGCGAAATCTATTCGACCAGTTTGGCCAGACACAAGAGACCATAGTTAAGCAGTACAAGGATCTGACCGACAAGATTAACATTATCATGGAGCATGGCGCAGCTGTCGGGATGACAGGCAGCAGCATCATTGATCGTCACAGGAAACAAAATAAATAG
- a CDS encoding type II toxin-antitoxin system RelE/ParE family toxin translates to MEEKIIRNVFYYKHYYLDFFEQLKPEVKRKFNWTLKLISTVDMVPVKYFSHMTGTTGIFEIRVEVGTDIYRVFSFFDEGQLIILVNGFQKKSQKTPKKEIELAEKLKKQYFNEKENE, encoded by the coding sequence ATGGAAGAAAAAATTATCAGGAATGTTTTTTACTATAAGCATTACTACTTGGACTTCTTTGAGCAATTGAAGCCGGAAGTAAAAAGAAAATTCAACTGGACCTTAAAGTTAATAAGCACTGTTGATATGGTTCCTGTAAAGTATTTCAGCCATATGACAGGAACGACTGGTATTTTTGAGATTAGAGTTGAAGTTGGAACTGATATTTATAGAGTTTTTAGTTTCTTCGATGAAGGACAGCTTATAATACTTGTCAATGGTTTTCAAAAGAAATCGCAAAAAACACCGAAAAAAGAAATAGAATTAGCAGAAAAACTAAAAAAACAATACTTCAATGAAAAAGAAAATGAATAA
- a CDS encoding helix-turn-helix transcriptional regulator yields MNKNLTSFADHLDEQYGKIGTEERERFEEGFEAFKLGLMLQELRKGQGLTQEQLAVKCGTTKTYISRIENNASDIRLSTLMRIISEGFGGHLRLNVELK; encoded by the coding sequence ATGAATAAAAATCTTACTTCATTTGCTGATCACTTGGACGAGCAATATGGAAAAATAGGAACAGAGGAGCGTGAACGGTTTGAGGAAGGATTTGAAGCTTTCAAACTCGGTTTAATGCTTCAAGAATTACGTAAGGGACAAGGTTTGACCCAAGAGCAACTTGCTGTAAAATGTGGAACTACAAAGACGTACATTTCACGAATAGAAAACAATGCTTCAGACATAAGACTTTCTACCTTAATGCGAATAATTAGTGAAGGATTTGGCGGACATCTTCGTCTGAATGTTGAATTAAAATAA